One genomic segment of Natranaeroarchaeum aerophilus includes these proteins:
- a CDS encoding GNAT family N-acetyltransferase — protein sequence MSVNVDSRVVAPGDDELMGDAWRLKERIHSEEGVLKQRRGFFTDAYRRSTVHVFLAGEELVGFATVRRDGYILFLAVSPDFRGEGFGERLVARVADEHGSVTCHARATNEDALKFYESLGFEIKRRIENYYEDGGDAYYLKLGDDESITKRLSELVRRR from the coding sequence GTGAGCGTCAACGTCGATTCGCGCGTCGTTGCCCCCGGCGACGACGAACTCATGGGTGATGCCTGGCGACTCAAAGAGCGGATCCATAGCGAAGAGGGTGTGCTCAAGCAGCGACGCGGCTTCTTCACCGATGCCTACCGCCGCTCGACGGTCCACGTCTTCCTCGCCGGTGAGGAACTTGTCGGCTTCGCGACGGTCCGACGCGACGGCTACATCCTGTTTCTCGCCGTCTCCCCCGATTTCCGCGGCGAGGGCTTTGGCGAACGTCTCGTCGCCCGCGTCGCCGACGAACACGGATCGGTGACCTGCCACGCCCGCGCGACCAACGAGGACGCCCTCAAGTTCTACGAGTCGCTCGGCTTCGAAATCAAACGCCGTATCGAGAACTACTACGAGGACGGCGGCGATGCCTACTATCTCAAACTCGGCGACGACGAGAGTATCACGAAACGGCTGAGTGAACTCGTCAGACGGCGATAA